A region of the Chlamydia buteonis genome:
GAGGATCCTAAGCTTGCAAATACTCAGGTCGTTATCACAAAAGAAGATGACCACTACTTTATTACAAATCTAGATACGTCCTGTCCTGTTACTGTAAATGGAAAAGAAATCACAGAGGCAACACCGATAAATGACGCGGATGTCATAACATTCGGAAGTAATCAATATTCTTTTTTCACGCATGAGTTTGATCCTGACGATGTTGTTTACGATTTCGATTTTTCTTCAGAAAATACGACTAATGTCTCTCCTGAGCCTGCCGATACTAAAAAGAAAACGAAGAAGAAAAGTCAGCCTGCAAAGGATGAAGCAAAACAACCTTCTTCAGAACAGCAAGATTCTTCCGATACTTCTCCTACCGATAAAGAACTCGCTGAAGCTTTCCTAGCTTCTGCAAAGTCAGAGAAGGAAACTTCCGGCCAAAAACTAGATATGGATACGCTGCCAAAGACCGGATCAAAAAAGAAAACATCCTCATTGCCGGATGTAAAAAATACTGAAACCCAGCATGCTACTATGGAAGAAAACGGAGCTTTGCCTAATCAAAATCAGCCGCCGTTGCCAGATTCAGATCCTGCCACACAGGATCAATCTACAAAAGGTGACCGGCCCAAAGAAGGTGAGCCTGTCAAAGAAACTCCTACTTCTGCAGAACAGTCAGAAGAAAAAGAGGGAATTTCCCAAGGCGAAGAAGTAAGCCCTCAAGAAACTAAACCTGAAGACGTTCAGGATGTAGAACAATCCCATAACGATCAAGAAGCTCCTAAAGAAAAAACAGACACAGAAGAAGAAACTGAAGAGCAGTCCGAAGAAGAAGAGGAGCAGGAAGGCAAGAAAACTGAAAAAGCTGAAGTCTTGTCTCCATTTAATGTACAAGATCTCTTTAGATTTGATCAGGGTATTTTTCCTGCAGAAATAGATGAGATTGCGCAAAAAAATGTTTCTGTAGACCTTTCTCAACCTTCACGCTTTTTATTAAAAGTCTTAGCCGGAGCTAATATCGGTGCGGAATTCCATTTAGACACTGGGAAATCTTATATTCTAGGAAGTGATCCTGCCTCTGCAGACATTGTCTTTAATGACCTTAGCGTATCCCATCGTCATGCAAAGATCATCGTAAGCAACGATGGTTCTATCATGCTAGAAGATCTAGGTAGTAAAAATGGCGTGATTATCGAAGGAAAGAAAATAGAGAATAGCTCCACATTAAGTGCCAATCAAGTTATTGCTTTAGGAACCACTTTATTTTTACTCATAGACCATTTAGCCCCTGCTGATACTATTATAGCATCATTTGCTCCGGAAGATTACGGATTATTCGGTCGTCCTCAAGATGCTGAAGAAATTGCTCAGCAAGCAGCTCAAGAAGAAGAAGAAAAACGTAAGCGCGCTACATTGCCTACAGGTTCGTTTATTCTTACACTATTCATAGGAGGGCTTGCTATACTGTTCGGCATAGGCACAGCATCTCTATTTCATACGAAAGAAGTCATTCCTATAGAAAATATAGATTATCAAGAAGATATAGAACGCGTGGTTAATGCTTTCCCAACGGTCCGCTACACATTTAATAAAAACAATGGCCAGCTCTTTTTGATAGGACATGTAAAAAATAGTATTGATAAAAGTGAGCTTCTCTATAAAATGGATGCTTTGTCTTTCATCAAATCCATAGATGACAACGTTATTGATGATGAAGCTGTTTGGCAAGAAATCAATATATTGTTGTCTAAAAAACCAGAGTTCAAGGGTGTAAGCATGCACTCTCCAGAACCTGGAGAATTTGTTATAACGGGATATCTAAAAACAGAAGAACAGGCTGTCTGTCTCGCTGATTATCTTAATGTACATTTTAACTATCTTTCTTTGCTTGAGAATAAGGTAATTATAGAATCGCAAATGTTGAAGGCGATCGCAGGTCAACTTTTGCAAGCAGGCTTTGCAAATATTCAAGTCGCTTTTGTTAATGGTGAAGTGGTTCTTACTGGTTATGTAAATCATGAGGATGGAGACAAGTTCCGTTCTGTTGTTCAGGAGATCTCCACGCTTCCCGGCGTACGTTTGGTGAAAAATTTTGTGGTTTTGTTGCCTGTTGAAGAAGGGATTATAGATTTAAATTTACGGTATCCTAGCCGTTATCGCGTAACCGGATATTCAAAATATGGTGACGTGAGTATTAATGTTGTAGTCAATGGTAGGATTTTGACCCGTGGTGATGTTATCGATGGAATGACGGTCATAAGCATACAACCACACTGTATCTTTTTAGAGAAGGAAGGGTTGAAATATAAAATCGAGTACAATAAATAGCTAATGTTAAGGCTTGTTAATTCTATTGCATTTAGGAAGAAATACTATGTTTAATATGGAAAATACAGCTGCTAAAGAAGATAGATCTTCTCATCAGCTATTTGATTTAGAGAAAGATATGCAGGATCTGAGCAAAGCTCAGGAGATCAAAGCTAATGTACAGGATAAAGTGCAAAAATTGCATGTTGCTCTTCGAGAAGGTTCTGATAAAGCCTCTTTTGAGAAGCAACAAATATTATTAGCAGGATATCTAGCCCTTCAGAAAGTTCTCGGGCGGATCAACCGCAAAATGGTTTAACAGACTAGATAAGTGGAGAATTTATGAGTAGTGGTAGCAGTTGCTCAGCTTTTAACTTTAATGACATGCTTAATGGCGTATGTAAGTACGTCCAAGGTGTGCAACAATATCTAACGGAATTAGAGACCTCAACGCAAGGTACAGTCGACTTAGGTACTATGTTTAATTTGCAATTCCGTATGCAAATTTTATCGCAGTATATGGAAGCTGTATCCAATATCTTGACAGCAGTGAACACAGAGATGATCACTATGGCAAGAGCTGTTAAAGGAAGTTAATAAATTAAGAGAAGGATCATGGCAGATTTGGAATTATTTAAAGCCGATTTTGCGTTATTGTTTGAAGCTGGTATGTTGGCCATTAAACAAGGCGACGAAGAAAGTGCAAAAAAGCTTTTTCAATCTCTACAAGTTTTAAATCCTGACCATTATGGTTATGAATTAGGATTAGCATTGATAGACCTACATAAAATGGAAATTTTTGCTGCAGAAGAACGATTAAACGCTTTAGCACAAAAAGAGGTAGATAATTGGAGCATTAAGTCTTTCCTTTCTCTAACACATATGATGATTGTATTGCATCAAGGAAGCTCTTTCGAAGTGCGTCGTGAAAGCTTGGAAAATTGCTTAAAGTTAGCAGATCAAGTGTTGGAAAATTGTGAAGTAGAATCAACAAGAATTCTAGCACAATCTGTTTTAGACTGGCATGATAACTTAGTAGCTAAAAGCGGAGGACCTTTAAGTTAACCTTATTCCGTCCTAAATATAAAAAAACGCCTGGTTATTGTCTTATGATAGATCCTTTGCAGCTTTTCCCAAAGTTAGACTCTGAGAAAGAAACAGCTTCCATACAGAAGCCATTAGGAACTCCTTTAGCAAGTGAGTTAAATAAGGAAGTTCCTGCATTTTCTTTAGGGATGGCAGCAGACTCCTTGAATAAAAATATAGAGGATGTAAAGCCTAACCCTATGGCGATGATGCAAGACAGAAATTCTAACATTATCGATCCTGAATTAGAAGAGGCATTGGATTCGGAAGAGCTGAAAGAGCAAATAAACAATTTAAAAGAGCGTTTATGGGATGCACAATCGACCCTACAACAAGATCAGAATAAACTATCACAAGAACATTTTGAAGCTGTTAGTGTGATCATTGATTTAATCAATGAGGATCTGAATGATATAGCTGAGCATACTCAACAAAACTTACAAAACAAAACAGAAGAGGAACACGAGTCCATTGCCCGTAAGATGGTCAATTGGGTGTCTTCTGGAGAAGAAGTGTTAAATAGAGCCCTTCTATACTTCTCAGATAGGAATGGAGAAAGGGAAAATTTAGCAGATTTTTTAAAAGTACAGTATGCTGTTCAAAGAGCAACGCAAAGAGCAGAACTCTTTGCTAGTATCGTGGGAACTACGGTAAGTAGTATAAAGACGATAATGACCACACAATTAGGTTAACATGGACGAATTGACGACAGATTTCGATATCCTCATGTCGCAATTGAACGACGTGCACTTGACTACCGTTGTCGGTCGTATAACTGAAGTCGTCGGTATGTTAATTAAAGCAGTCGTTCCCAATGTACGCGTTGGGGAGGTATGCTTAGTTAAACGTCATGGTATGGAGCCGCTCGTTACTGAAGTTGTCGGCTTCACACAAAATTTTGCTTTCTTATCGCCATTAGGAGAACTTACTGGAGTCAGCCCTTCTTCAGAGGTTATTCCAACAGGTCTACCTTTGCATATTCGTGCAGGTAACGGTCTTTTAGGTCGTGTATTAAATGGTTTGGGAGAGCCTATCGACTCCGAAACCAAAGGACCTTTAGTTGATGTTAACGAAACCTATCCTATTTTTCGTGCCCCTCCAGATCCATTGCATAGAGAAAAGTTAAGGACAATTTTATCCACAGGTGTGCGGTGTATCGACGGTATGCTCACAGTCGCCAGAGGTCAGCGTATAGGAATTTTTGCTGGGGCTGGGGTTGGTAAATCGTCTCTCTTGGGAATGATCGCTAGAAACGCTGAAGAAGCGGATGTCAATGTGATTGCTCTCATAGGAGAGCGGGGCCGAGAGGTTCGTGAATTTATCGAGGGGGATCTTGGAGAAGAAGGAATGAAACGATCGGTGATCGTTGTCTCTACTTCAGATCAATCATCACAGTTGCGGTTAAATGCTGCTTATGTAGGGACTGCTATAGCAGAGTATTTTCGTGATCAGGGCAAAACCGTAGTTTTGATGATGGATTCTGTAACCCGATTTGCCCGAGCTCTAAGGGAAGTAGGTTTGGCTGCCGGTGAGCCTCCAGCTCGAGCAGGATACACACCTTCTGTATTTTCAACTTTACCTAGGTTATTAGAACGTTCCGGAGCTTCTGATAAAGGAACAATTACAGCATTTTACACTGTACTTGTTGCCGGGGATGATATGAATGAACCTGTCGCTGATGAAGTTAAATCGATTCTTGATGGTCACATTGTCTTGTCTAATGCTTTAGCTCAGGCATATCACTATCCCGCTATTGATGTTTTAGCATCAATAAGCCGACTGCTGACAGCAATTGTTCCTGAGGAACAAAGACGCATCATAGGAAAAGCCCGAGAGGTGCTAGCAAAGTATAAGGCAAACGAAATGCTCATACGTATTGGAGAATACCGCCGAGGGTCCGATCGTGAAGTAGATTTTGCTATAGATCACATCGATAAATTGAACAGATTCTTAAAGCAAGATATTCATGAAAAAACGAATTACGAGGAAGCCTCGCAACAACTTCGGGCTATTTTCCGATAAGATATTAAGGGTAAAATGCCGTGCCTAAATACCCGTTAGAACCTGTTCTAGCGATTAAAAAAGATCGTGTTGATAGAGCAGAAAAAGTCGTTAAGGAAAAGCGACGGCTTTTAGAAATAGAACAAGAAAAATTGCGAGAAATCGAAGCTGCTCGTGATAAAGTAAAAAATCACTATATGCAAAAAATTCAGCAACTCAGAGAGTTGTTAGATGAAGGCACAACGAGTGATGCAGTTTTACAAAGAAAAGCTTATATTAAAGTTGTTGCTGTACAGCTTGCTGAAGAAGAAGAAAAAGTTAATAAGCAAAAAGAAAGCGTTTTAGCGGCATCTAAAGAGCTGGAAAAAGCAGAAGTTAATTTAGCCAAACGGCGAAAAGAAGAAGAAAAGACGCGTTTACATAAAGAAGAGTGGATGAAAGAAGCTCTAAAAGAAGAAGCGCGAGAAATTGAAAAAGAGCAAGATGAAATGGGACAGCTACTTCATCAGCTGCGCAACAAAAAACAACGTGAATCGGGGGAATCTAGTTCATGGAATTAAATAAAACATCTGAGTCTTTGTACAATTGCAAGACAGATCGCCATTCAATACAACAAGAAGTAGGCCCAGAGCCTAAAGATAACCGTGATGTTAAAGTCTTTTCTTTGGAAGGCCGCCAACAATCGAAATGCGATCGTCAGGACAAAACTGTTAACAAAGGTTCTCGTCAAGAAGCTCGTGGTGCTGATGATAAGCATGCAGAAGAGAAAACCTCCACAGTATCTTCTAAAGAAGAAGAGAAAGAAGAGGGGCAAAGTTTCATGGCTTATGATAACCCTACAGCAGGAATGGCATTCGTAGATGTTGCTCCTTCTGTGTCCAGTGAGGTTGTTGTGGAAAGCACTACAGTGGCAGTTGCTAGTGCAGATTTGCAGTGGGTCCAAGATGTGATTGCTAGTACTGTAGAATCTATGATGGTTGCTGATGTGAACGGTCAGCAGTTAGTAGAATTAGTTTTAGATGCTGAAGGTAATGTCCCTGAAGTTTTTGCTGGCGCTAATTTAACTTTAGTACAGTCTGGGACGGATCTTTCTGTAAAATTTTCCAATTTTATAAATGATGTTCAGCTGGCAGATGCAGTGAATCTGATAGCGAATAGTCCTTCTCAGCTTGCTGGTTTGGTAGAAGCATTAAAAAATCTTCGTTTGAATTTGACAGAATTAACAGTTGGAACAAGTATTGTACAATTGCCAACTATCGAAGAAGTGCAGACACCTTTACATATGATTGCTGCGACAATACATCAAAGAGATAAAGAGAAGGATCAAGAAGGAAAAGATCAGCAGCAACAGGATCAGGAACAAAACCAATATAAAGTTGAAGAAGCACGTTTATAAAGGTGATTTCTCATGACAGTAGCAGCGGAACCTAGCGCGAGTTGGTTAAAATCTAGACACGATTTTCTAAGTTCTCTAGTGAAAACGGAAGAAGTGGTTTCTCTTCCTCCGTTTCCTAAAGAACTTTGCCAAAATAGGTTGAAAGAAAAATTCCGTCTAGAAGATACGAGTCTTACTATTCAACCTCGAGGTTCCCTAACTGCTGCTCAAGCTGTTCAAGATTTTGGAACACACTTTTTAGTACAGTCTTTCTTAGCCCAACCCTTGACATCAGGGACGTTTTTCTTTGTTACCTCTGAAGCTGATCTTCAGTCTTTCATGGTTGCCGTGTTTAATGATTCTAGCTTAGCTTCCTACTTTTATGAGAAAGATAAGCTTTTAGGTTTTCATTACTATTTTTCTGCAGAGCTGTGTAAGTTGCTCCAGGAGCTCGCTTGGATACCTTCTTTATCTGTTAGAGTCGTCGGCGATGCTCGGTTTTCTACTAAAGACTTACAAGGCTCGTATCAGGCTGTAGATGTCAATTGCGGATTAGACGGAAAAACTATGGGTTTTCGTTTACTTTTCCCAGAAGCAACATGTAACAGCTGTAAGGATTTCCTTTCAGCTTCGAATCAAAATTTTGATATTCATCAGTTAAATCCTACACCTTTAACTATGTCTGTAGAAATTGGCTATTGCCAATTAACTCAGGAAGAATGGCAACAAGTTGAGCATGGGAGCTTTATCTTGTTAGATAGTTGTTTGTATGATCCTGATACAGAAGAAAGCGGAGGCTTGCTTAGTGTCCAAGGACATCAGTTCTTTGGTGGTCGTTTTATTGATCAAACATCTGGAGAATTTAAAATCACTAGCTATCCAAGTTTGCAACAAGAAGCACCTACGGAAGAAACTCCGGAAGCTTTGCCTGCAGCACCTTTGCCCGGCAACTATAAGTTAGTAGCAGAAGCTTCTCGATACTCATTAACTGTTGAAGAGTTTTTAAAGCTCTCTCAAGGTAGCATTCTAAATCTCAATGGGATCCATCCCTCTCGAGGCGTGGATTTAATCCTCAACGGCGCAAAAGTTGGAAGAGGGGAAATAATATCTTTAGGAGATGTTTTAGGAATTCGAGTCCTAGAAGTCTAAACGTATAATTGTCTCTTATGGATTGTCAATCCGAAATACTTCCTCCGAATCAGGCAATAGGTGCTTACCACATCAAGAAAATCCTGAGTAAGAAAGAAGGAACCGCGGTGTACCAGGGTTTGCATTCTGAAACTCTACAATCTACAGCTATTAAAGTGCTTGAACCGCCTTTAGTTGCTGATACTCACAGAGTTCATAACTTTTTAAAAGAAGCACGAATTATTGAACAAGTCTCACATCCCAATATTGTTAAGTTATATCAATATGGACAGTGTAGAGAAGGTCTATATATAGCCATGGAATATATACAGGGAGTGTCTCTTAGACATTATATCCTCACCCAGCTGATTCCTTTATCCAGGGCTATTGATATAGTTTTACATATTGGCCAAGCTATAGAATATCTGCATAGCCGTGGTATACTCCATAGGGATATTAAACCCGAAAATATCCTTATTAATTCTCAAGGGAAAATCAAACTCATAGATTTTGGACTTGCTGTTTGTTCTTCTACAGAACATGCTTCTAATCCTGCTTGTTTAGGAACGCCTTCATATATGAGCCCTGAACAACGTCAAGGAGATAAAGTTTCTGAAAAATCAGAAATCTACTCTTTAGGTTTAATTGCTTATGAATTGATCTTGGGAAACCTAGCCCTAGGTAAGGTCATTTTATCATTGATTCCGGATAG
Encoded here:
- the sctN gene encoding type III secretion system ATPase SctN, which codes for MDELTTDFDILMSQLNDVHLTTVVGRITEVVGMLIKAVVPNVRVGEVCLVKRHGMEPLVTEVVGFTQNFAFLSPLGELTGVSPSSEVIPTGLPLHIRAGNGLLGRVLNGLGEPIDSETKGPLVDVNETYPIFRAPPDPLHREKLRTILSTGVRCIDGMLTVARGQRIGIFAGAGVGKSSLLGMIARNAEEADVNVIALIGERGREVREFIEGDLGEEGMKRSVIVVSTSDQSSQLRLNAAYVGTAIAEYFRDQGKTVVLMMDSVTRFARALREVGLAAGEPPARAGYTPSVFSTLPRLLERSGASDKGTITAFYTVLVAGDDMNEPVADEVKSILDGHIVLSNALAQAYHYPAIDVLASISRLLTAIVPEEQRRIIGKAREVLAKYKANEMLIRIGEYRRGSDREVDFAIDHIDKLNRFLKQDIHEKTNYEEASQQLRAIFR
- a CDS encoding DUF5398 family protein; amino-acid sequence: MFNMENTAAKEDRSSHQLFDLEKDMQDLSKAQEIKANVQDKVQKLHVALREGSDKASFEKQQILLAGYLALQKVLGRINRKMV
- the sctD gene encoding type III secretion system inner membrane ring subunit SctD; protein product: MSARLIIDKGPLSGFVLVFEQGTSWSIGKDAASSDIQLEDPKLANTQVVITKEDDHYFITNLDTSCPVTVNGKEITEATPINDADVITFGSNQYSFFTHEFDPDDVVYDFDFSSENTTNVSPEPADTKKKTKKKSQPAKDEAKQPSSEQQDSSDTSPTDKELAEAFLASAKSEKETSGQKLDMDTLPKTGSKKKTSSLPDVKNTETQHATMEENGALPNQNQPPLPDSDPATQDQSTKGDRPKEGEPVKETPTSAEQSEEKEGISQGEEVSPQETKPEDVQDVEQSHNDQEAPKEKTDTEEETEEQSEEEEEQEGKKTEKAEVLSPFNVQDLFRFDQGIFPAEIDEIAQKNVSVDLSQPSRFLLKVLAGANIGAEFHLDTGKSYILGSDPASADIVFNDLSVSHRHAKIIVSNDGSIMLEDLGSKNGVIIEGKKIENSSTLSANQVIALGTTLFLLIDHLAPADTIIASFAPEDYGLFGRPQDAEEIAQQAAQEEEEKRKRATLPTGSFILTLFIGGLAILFGIGTASLFHTKEVIPIENIDYQEDIERVVNAFPTVRYTFNKNNGQLFLIGHVKNSIDKSELLYKMDALSFIKSIDDNVIDDEAVWQEINILLSKKPEFKGVSMHSPEPGEFVITGYLKTEEQAVCLADYLNVHFNYLSLLENKVIIESQMLKAIAGQLLQAGFANIQVAFVNGEVVLTGYVNHEDGDKFRSVVQEISTLPGVRLVKNFVVLLPVEEGIIDLNLRYPSRYRVTGYSKYGDVSINVVVNGRILTRGDVIDGMTVISIQPHCIFLEKEGLKYKIEYNK
- a CDS encoding type III secretion T3S chaperone, which gives rise to MPKYPLEPVLAIKKDRVDRAEKVVKEKRRLLEIEQEKLREIEAARDKVKNHYMQKIQQLRELLDEGTTSDAVLQRKAYIKVVAVQLAEEEEKVNKQKESVLAASKELEKAEVNLAKRRKEEEKTRLHKEEWMKEALKEEAREIEKEQDEMGQLLHQLRNKKQRESGESSSWN
- the sctQ gene encoding type III secretion system cytoplasmic ring protein SctQ is translated as MTVAAEPSASWLKSRHDFLSSLVKTEEVVSLPPFPKELCQNRLKEKFRLEDTSLTIQPRGSLTAAQAVQDFGTHFLVQSFLAQPLTSGTFFFVTSEADLQSFMVAVFNDSSLASYFYEKDKLLGFHYYFSAELCKLLQELAWIPSLSVRVVGDARFSTKDLQGSYQAVDVNCGLDGKTMGFRLLFPEATCNSCKDFLSASNQNFDIHQLNPTPLTMSVEIGYCQLTQEEWQQVEHGSFILLDSCLYDPDTEESGGLLSVQGHQFFGGRFIDQTSGEFKITSYPSLQQEAPTEETPEALPAAPLPGNYKLVAEASRYSLTVEEFLKLSQGSILNLNGIHPSRGVDLILNGAKVGRGEIISLGDVLGIRVLEV
- the cdsF gene encoding type III secretion system protein CdsF, with protein sequence MSSGSSCSAFNFNDMLNGVCKYVQGVQQYLTELETSTQGTVDLGTMFNLQFRMQILSQYMEAVSNILTAVNTEMITMARAVKGS
- a CDS encoding DUF5421 family protein, whose product is MELNKTSESLYNCKTDRHSIQQEVGPEPKDNRDVKVFSLEGRQQSKCDRQDKTVNKGSRQEARGADDKHAEEKTSTVSSKEEEKEEGQSFMAYDNPTAGMAFVDVAPSVSSEVVVESTTVAVASADLQWVQDVIASTVESMMVADVNGQQLVELVLDAEGNVPEVFAGANLTLVQSGTDLSVKFSNFINDVQLADAVNLIANSPSQLAGLVEALKNLRLNLTELTVGTSIVQLPTIEEVQTPLHMIAATIHQRDKEKDQEGKDQQQQDQEQNQYKVEEARL